From Bacillus sp. FSL K6-3431, the proteins below share one genomic window:
- a CDS encoding amidase family protein, producing MKNPRLRKLHDKWLIEARIEDMQEKLGSGEVSSVDLVQMYLYRIAKYDKSLRTVIELNPDALQIAMALDAERKLHGSRGALHGIPILLKDNIDTGDKMHTTAGSLAMKDHYAAEDSFVAGQLRKSGAILLGKTNMTEWANFMTVGMPSGYSSRGGQTLNPYGPGKIDVGGSSSGSGAAIAANFAAAAVGTETSGSILNPSLKNALVGIKPTVGLVSRKGVIPIAHSQDTPGPMARTVKDAAYLLALMAGVDEKDPVTGTNTKLVNFAEHLKETSLKDMRIGIARGPFTERISKHKLALFDGAIHGLRDLGAELINDIEIASAKEGWEAETLIHEFKSDLNAYLQATTHSNKIRSLADVILYNNDHPDEMLKYGQKLLEASEKTSGTLLEMEYIHTLEKELYLSREQGIDYALQKYKLDAILFAGDRGSDIAAKAGYPSVIVPAGFIPNGEPFGIMFTGTSFSEQILLKIAYAFEQATKHRQAPKLE from the coding sequence ATGAAGAATCCTAGGCTTAGAAAACTACATGATAAGTGGCTGATTGAGGCAAGAATTGAAGACATGCAAGAAAAGCTTGGTTCAGGAGAAGTATCATCTGTAGATCTCGTCCAAATGTATTTGTACAGAATTGCTAAATATGATAAAAGTCTCCGTACAGTTATTGAATTAAATCCGGATGCTTTGCAGATTGCTATGGCACTCGACGCGGAGAGAAAGCTTCATGGGTCAAGAGGCGCACTACATGGCATTCCAATTTTATTAAAGGACAATATTGACACAGGTGATAAAATGCATACGACCGCTGGTTCCTTAGCTATGAAGGATCATTATGCAGCTGAAGATTCCTTTGTAGCCGGACAATTACGAAAATCGGGAGCTATTTTACTCGGAAAAACAAATATGACGGAATGGGCGAATTTCATGACAGTCGGAATGCCAAGTGGGTATAGTTCAAGAGGTGGGCAAACATTGAACCCTTATGGACCGGGAAAGATAGATGTCGGTGGATCAAGCTCTGGTTCAGGTGCCGCGATCGCAGCCAATTTTGCTGCAGCCGCCGTAGGCACGGAAACATCGGGATCTATCTTAAATCCTTCTTTGAAAAATGCATTAGTTGGTATCAAGCCGACAGTGGGACTCGTGAGCAGAAAAGGTGTCATTCCGATTGCGCACAGTCAAGATACACCAGGACCAATGGCTAGAACAGTGAAAGATGCCGCATATTTATTAGCTTTGATGGCAGGTGTCGATGAAAAGGATCCGGTTACAGGAACAAATACAAAGCTGGTCAACTTTGCTGAACATCTTAAGGAAACGAGCTTAAAAGACATGCGTATCGGTATAGCACGGGGGCCTTTTACAGAGCGGATCAGCAAGCATAAGCTAGCACTCTTTGATGGTGCCATTCATGGGCTTCGGGATCTGGGGGCGGAGTTGATAAATGATATTGAGATTGCATCTGCGAAAGAAGGATGGGAAGCTGAAACCCTGATACATGAGTTCAAATCGGATTTGAATGCCTATCTACAGGCGACCACACATTCAAATAAAATTCGTTCACTTGCGGATGTGATTTTGTATAATAATGATCATCCAGATGAAATGCTAAAATACGGGCAAAAACTACTCGAAGCTTCCGAGAAAACGAGCGGAACATTACTTGAGATGGAATATATTCATACATTGGAAAAAGAATTGTATTTATCGCGAGAGCAAGGCATCGACTATGCTTTGCAAAAATATAAGCTAGATGCGATTTTATTCGCAGGTGACCGTGGTTCAGATATTGCTGCGAAAGCAGGGTATCCATCTGTCATCGTGCCTGCCGGATTTATTCCAAATGGAGAGCCATTCGGAATCATGTTTACAGGCACATCGTTTAGCGAACAGATATTGTTGAAAATCGCCTATGCATTTGAACAAGCAACGAAGCACAGGCAAGCCCCAAAGTTAGAGTGA
- a CDS encoding MFS transporter, translated as MRWVVISQSIAILGSSLVFPFYLIFIKEVGGGFLQYGISYGLFMMSSALVHLFIGKLSDRVGRKLFLLINSWGMAVLLLFFPIVSMVWQVYVLQISLGIVGAMQKTSEKALLADFTDGANRGFVIGRYHFWTSIFSGGAVMLGGFIIDLFTLDIIFYISSFILFVSGFFILKIVEKET; from the coding sequence ATGAGATGGGTAGTTATTTCACAAAGCATTGCTATTCTTGGAAGCAGTCTTGTCTTTCCATTTTATTTAATATTTATAAAAGAAGTTGGTGGGGGATTCCTTCAGTACGGAATTTCTTATGGACTATTTATGATGAGCTCAGCACTCGTCCATCTTTTCATTGGTAAGCTTTCTGATAGAGTGGGTCGAAAATTATTTTTACTAATCAATAGTTGGGGTATGGCGGTACTATTATTATTTTTCCCCATTGTCTCGATGGTTTGGCAAGTATATGTTTTACAAATTTCCCTTGGAATTGTTGGAGCGATGCAGAAAACGAGTGAAAAAGCATTGCTTGCTGATTTTACAGATGGTGCGAATCGTGGCTTTGTTATTGGACGTTATCACTTTTGGACATCGATTTTTTCAGGTGGAGCAGTTATGCTAGGCGGATTTATTATTGATTTATTTACGCTAGATATTATTTTTTATATTAGTTCCTTCATTTTATTCGTGAGTGGTTTCTTTATTTTGAAAATAGTAGAAAAGGAGACATGA
- a CDS encoding DUF3597 family protein: MNIKQQLVFNRSNTYGLGNPCNFITIHETANYDKGAGAQTHANLQSNGYSASWHYQVDDKEVIQSFSDDVQCWHAGDSRGKGNLESIGIEICVNIDSDFKKAVENAAKLVKILMNRHKIALINVVQHNRWSGKDCPHNLRNGSKGISWGDFVNIVNELVKDEPIENKPTKTESGPVQSKPVQSTTINKQTSIVDWMKLNGMDPSYVNRTKLAGQYGIKDYKGTAAQNITLLNKLKGDRPVMNSKPKSTVNTNSIIDWMKANKLDSSYSNRAKLAEKYGVKNYTGTAGQNIALLNKLKGDQPVMNPNPTSTVNTNSIIDWMKANKLDSSYSHRAKLAEKYGIKNYTGTAGQNITLLNKLKGK; encoded by the coding sequence ATGAATATTAAACAACAACTAGTTTTTAACCGTTCAAACACATATGGGTTAGGTAATCCATGTAACTTTATTACGATCCACGAGACAGCCAACTATGATAAAGGGGCTGGTGCTCAAACACACGCTAATTTACAATCAAATGGCTATTCTGCATCATGGCATTATCAAGTTGATGACAAAGAGGTTATACAATCATTTTCAGATGATGTACAATGTTGGCACGCCGGGGATAGTCGTGGAAAAGGTAATTTAGAATCTATAGGGATAGAAATTTGCGTTAACATTGATAGTGATTTTAAAAAGGCAGTAGAAAATGCAGCAAAACTTGTTAAGATCTTGATGAACAGGCATAAGATAGCACTTATTAATGTAGTTCAGCATAATAGGTGGAGTGGTAAGGATTGCCCACATAATTTACGGAATGGATCAAAGGGAATTAGCTGGGGGGACTTTGTAAATATAGTAAATGAGTTAGTCAAAGACGAGCCAATTGAAAATAAGCCAACTAAGACTGAATCTGGTCCAGTTCAAAGTAAACCAGTGCAATCAACTACAATCAATAAACAGACAAGTATTGTAGATTGGATGAAACTAAATGGGATGGATCCGAGCTATGTGAATCGTACTAAGTTGGCTGGCCAGTACGGAATTAAAGATTATAAAGGCACAGCTGCTCAAAATATAACATTGTTAAATAAACTAAAAGGCGACCGACCTGTCATGAACTCCAAACCTAAATCAACTGTCAACACGAATAGTATAATAGATTGGATGAAAGCTAATAAATTGGATTCGAGTTATAGCAATAGAGCAAAGCTTGCTGAGAAATATGGTGTTAAGAATTATACTGGGACAGCTGGTCAGAATATAGCGCTGTTAAATAAACTAAAAGGCGACCAACCTGTCATGAACCCCAATCCTACATCGACTGTCAACACGAATAGTATAATAGATTGGATGAAAGCTAATAAGTTGGATTCGAGTTATAGCCATAGAGCAAAGCTTGCTGAGAAATATGGTATTAAGAATTATACTGGGACAGCTGGTCAGAATATAACGCTGTTAAATAAACTAAAAGGTAAATAA
- a CDS encoding sigma-70 family RNA polymerase sigma factor: MKEIVAEALQVTEDEITFDQIMTDYGQAILQLAYSYVKNNAIAEDLTQEIFIKCYKNLHTFQHHSNFKTWLWRIAINHCKDYLRSWHHRKILLTYENEVEPASQHDHVEQMVIQLNDDSELIKAILQLPLKLREPIYLHYFEEMSIKEIEILTGVKQNTIKTRMRRSKTLLKESLEG, translated from the coding sequence GTGAAAGAAATTGTTGCTGAAGCGCTTCAAGTGACAGAAGATGAGATAACTTTCGATCAAATCATGACAGATTATGGGCAAGCGATTTTGCAGCTCGCTTATTCCTATGTGAAAAATAATGCAATTGCTGAAGATTTAACGCAGGAGATTTTTATTAAATGCTATAAAAATTTACATACATTTCAACATCATTCTAACTTCAAAACTTGGTTATGGAGGATTGCTATTAACCATTGCAAAGATTATTTGCGGAGCTGGCACCACCGAAAGATTCTTCTTACATACGAAAATGAGGTAGAACCCGCTTCTCAACACGATCATGTAGAACAAATGGTAATTCAATTAAATGACGATAGCGAATTAATAAAAGCAATTTTGCAGTTGCCACTGAAATTACGCGAACCTATCTATCTACATTATTTCGAAGAGATGTCGATCAAAGAAATTGAAATACTCACAGGAGTAAAACAAAACACGATTAAAACTCGCATGCGCCGATCGAAAACACTTTTAAAAGAAAGTTTGGAGGGGTGA
- a CDS encoding MBL fold metallo-hydrolase gives MKKKRYENMDVNASLSTFKDLLKWRKERKAKMKDLSFQVPTVEKTEVVFLQSNRTIPTITWIGHSTFLIQLNGKNILTDPVWANRLGMDKRLSSPGLALRELPPIDFVLISHSHYDHLHYSSIKSLKGEPMFLIPIGLGSWFKRKGFGNTMEFTWWEEHEVSGLYFSFTPAQHWTKRTLTDTNRSHWGGWIIKDSDKQTIYFAGDSGYFKGFREIGEKYQIDYCLMPIGAYEPEWFMGAQHVSPEEAVKAFLDTQARILIPMHYGAYRLADDTPKEALDRLFAEWKKQDLDDERLKDLKIGETMRMA, from the coding sequence ATGAAAAAGAAACGTTATGAAAATATGGACGTAAATGCAAGCCTTAGTACATTTAAAGATTTACTAAAGTGGAGAAAAGAAAGAAAGGCTAAAATGAAAGATTTGTCATTCCAAGTACCGACAGTGGAAAAAACAGAAGTAGTATTTTTGCAATCCAACCGTACTATTCCAACGATCACTTGGATTGGTCATTCCACTTTTCTCATTCAACTTAACGGAAAAAACATCTTAACAGATCCTGTTTGGGCAAATCGACTTGGGATGGATAAAAGACTCTCTTCGCCTGGACTTGCCTTGCGTGAGTTACCACCAATTGATTTTGTTTTAATATCACATAGTCATTATGATCATCTTCATTATTCTTCTATTAAAAGTTTGAAAGGTGAACCAATGTTTTTGATACCAATTGGACTAGGTAGCTGGTTTAAGCGAAAAGGATTTGGCAATACAATGGAATTTACTTGGTGGGAGGAACATGAAGTGTCTGGATTGTACTTCTCTTTTACGCCAGCTCAACATTGGACAAAGCGAACGTTAACCGATACGAACCGCTCCCATTGGGGAGGTTGGATCATCAAAGATTCCGACAAACAAACGATTTACTTTGCAGGAGACAGTGGATATTTTAAAGGATTCCGAGAAATCGGGGAAAAATATCAGATTGATTATTGTTTAATGCCGATTGGAGCATACGAACCGGAATGGTTCATGGGCGCACAGCATGTAAGTCCAGAAGAAGCTGTAAAGGCTTTTCTTGATACCCAAGCTCGAATACTGATCCCCATGCATTATGGCGCATATCGTTTAGCAGATGATACACCTAAAGAAGCACTCGATCGATTGTTTGCTGAATGGAAAAAACAAGATTTGGACGATGAACGATTGAAAGACTTAAAAATTGGCGAGACGATGAGGATGGCATAG
- a CDS encoding helix-turn-helix domain-containing protein, with the protein MNQVRIKDLQLLLETTDYKIADIAEMTGFSSQSFFAQSFKRITSQTPSMYRKETRKNLDTIELNT; encoded by the coding sequence TTGAACCAAGTACGAATTAAAGATTTACAACTTCTCCTAGAAACGACCGATTACAAAATTGCAGACATAGCTGAAATGACTGGTTTTTCCTCACAATCTTTTTTCGCTCAATCATTTAAACGCATAACTAGTCAAACTCCCTCCATGTACCGAAAAGAAACTAGAAAAAACTTAGACACGATAGAACTCAATACATAA
- a CDS encoding PadR family transcriptional regulator has protein sequence MEDRLKNLKKSRVSTQLEFTERHRNNIYKAIEREAENEDDVLLSILQLLSEKKSGFQLLQQLIARGLKKFEDNEGSLYILLHDLEQKEFILSEWKQDNVKQYFLNQKGKRHLRKMEAKHEILSKPLKDFLQGDLTYE, from the coding sequence ATGGAAGATAGATTAAAAAACCTCAAAAAAAGCCGGGTGTCCACACAGCTAGAATTTACTGAACGTCATCGCAACAATATTTATAAAGCGATTGAACGAGAAGCAGAAAATGAGGATGATGTGTTGCTTTCCATATTACAGCTGCTATCCGAGAAGAAAAGCGGTTTTCAATTACTCCAACAACTCATTGCTCGCGGCTTGAAAAAGTTTGAAGATAATGAAGGATCATTGTACATACTATTGCACGATCTTGAGCAAAAAGAATTCATTTTGTCCGAATGGAAACAGGATAATGTAAAACAGTATTTTCTCAATCAAAAAGGAAAAAGGCATTTACGTAAAATGGAAGCTAAACATGAGATTTTATCGAAACCACTAAAGGACTTTTTGCAAGGGGATCTAACTTATGAATAA
- a CDS encoding VanZ family protein yields the protein MDTIAIIGIIFITGIVLLVIVDFVKHKTRHILKRAFFYSFIIYILNVARLTLGHIHLPPFTDMAGIQIQFTPFYFVADFVSIYRQNGLDWFFWNSVKLTFYNLIMLLPLGIYLSLLFNIKTVKKAALIIFLTSLTIEISQLILSYFGIISIRTFNVDDLILNTLGGCIGFVLWLLIRKTFMYMKNRI from the coding sequence ATGGATACAATTGCGATTATAGGAATCATTTTTATCACGGGGATTGTGCTACTAGTTATAGTTGATTTTGTAAAACATAAAACTAGGCATATTTTAAAAAGGGCCTTCTTTTACAGCTTTATTATTTATATATTAAATGTGGCAAGACTTACGCTCGGCCATATTCACTTACCGCCTTTTACCGATATGGCTGGGATCCAAATCCAGTTCACTCCATTTTATTTTGTCGCGGACTTTGTTTCAATATATCGTCAAAATGGCTTAGATTGGTTTTTCTGGAACTCAGTCAAATTAACTTTTTATAATTTAATTATGCTTTTGCCATTAGGAATTTACTTATCCTTATTATTTAATATTAAAACAGTAAAAAAAGCAGCGCTTATTATTTTCCTTACAAGTCTTACAATCGAAATATCTCAATTGATCTTAAGTTACTTTGGAATCATCTCGATAAGAACATTCAATGTCGATGATTTGATCTTGAATACACTTGGCGGTTGTATTGGATTTGTTTTATGGCTATTGATACGAAAGACATTTATGTACATGAAAAACCGAATTTGA
- a CDS encoding FAD-binding oxidoreductase, with amino-acid sequence MGKSKRIVSVCIILFIVSYAIFFLFSIQKKDQDELLMNDVGRLVPIKVREVVQGQETEQIQQILKEAKKKEMKISIAGKQHSQGGHTYFKDAIVLDMTTYNRIIKVLPEEKLITVQSGATWEDVQEAINPYNLSIKTMQAPNIFTIGGSMSVNVHGRDIRFGPLIDSIRSFRLMNADGKILNVSRTENEELFRLVNGGYGLFGVILDVDIELTDDVVYKANNEWIDYKEYPTYFKNEILANQNIEMHNSRISVAPNHFLTEMYVTNYYREDKDLNEFNDLLNETYVRRNKFAFGLSRHFDWGKNFVWYVQKQAFKDGKEEWISRNNVMRPEVQFLDYEGKSDTDILQEYFVPTDEFPIFIDRLREMLEDSEMNVLNITVRYVPKNEETILSYAKEDMFALVFLINQGIGEKEIDKNGEVVKKIIDLTLELDGSYYLPYYHYPTKEQMRKAYPLTDEFFEKKKQYDPKERFVSEFYEEYSQ; translated from the coding sequence TTGGGGAAATCAAAGCGGATTGTAAGCGTATGTATTATTTTATTCATTGTTAGTTATGCTATCTTTTTTCTCTTTTCGATACAGAAAAAAGATCAAGATGAGCTCCTAATGAATGATGTGGGACGATTGGTTCCTATTAAAGTGCGAGAAGTCGTGCAAGGACAAGAAACAGAGCAAATTCAGCAAATTTTAAAAGAAGCTAAAAAGAAGGAAATGAAAATTTCAATAGCTGGGAAACAACATAGTCAAGGCGGGCATACGTATTTTAAAGATGCAATTGTGTTAGACATGACAACGTATAATCGTATCATTAAGGTACTACCAGAAGAGAAGTTGATCACTGTTCAAAGCGGTGCTACATGGGAGGATGTCCAAGAAGCAATCAATCCTTACAATCTATCAATTAAAACGATGCAGGCTCCAAATATTTTTACGATTGGTGGATCAATGAGTGTGAATGTCCACGGAAGAGATATTCGCTTTGGCCCACTTATTGATAGTATTCGTTCTTTTCGGTTGATGAATGCGGATGGAAAGATTTTGAATGTAAGCAGAACGGAGAATGAGGAACTGTTTAGGCTTGTGAATGGTGGGTATGGATTATTTGGGGTTATTCTTGATGTTGATATTGAGCTGACGGATGATGTCGTTTATAAGGCAAATAATGAATGGATTGACTATAAAGAATATCCCACATACTTTAAAAATGAAATATTAGCGAACCAGAATATAGAGATGCATAATTCGCGAATATCCGTCGCACCAAATCATTTTTTAACAGAAATGTATGTAACAAATTATTATCGTGAGGATAAAGACTTGAACGAATTTAATGATTTGCTTAATGAAACATATGTACGCAGAAATAAATTTGCATTCGGACTATCACGACATTTTGATTGGGGGAAAAACTTCGTCTGGTATGTGCAAAAGCAAGCCTTTAAAGATGGAAAAGAAGAGTGGATATCGAGGAACAATGTAATGCGTCCGGAAGTTCAGTTTTTAGACTATGAAGGAAAAAGTGATACGGATATTCTTCAAGAATATTTCGTACCAACAGATGAATTTCCGATTTTTATTGATAGATTAAGAGAAATGTTAGAAGATAGTGAAATGAATGTATTAAATATCACTGTGCGATATGTGCCTAAAAACGAAGAAACAATCCTTTCTTATGCGAAGGAAGATATGTTTGCCTTAGTATTCTTAATCAATCAAGGAATTGGGGAAAAAGAGATCGATAAAAATGGTGAGGTTGTGAAAAAAATCATTGATCTTACGCTTGAATTGGATGGAAGCTATTACTTACCTTATTATCACTATCCAACGAAAGAACAAATGAGAAAAGCATATCCATTAACAGATGAATTTTTCGAAAAGAAAAAGCAGTATGATCCCAAGGAACGATTCGTGAGCGAATTTTATGAGGAGTATAGCCAATGA
- a CDS encoding FtsW/RodA/SpoVE family cell cycle protein — protein sequence MNKKQSFLQLVKSQIKSREAKEFVSLELDKHIEETVQQLTQSGMCRAEAVAQAVQQMGDPVTLGLNMGRLHRPKVDWSLFSLFIFLQMVGLLPLLITNFEYQPSIYQQTMSVFLGIVCAFCIMLFDYRKLKEKLSLVIGLIGVNLIVLFYFGTFINGYPYIRFGLFNSNSIAVLPFLFIGWTGVFYRYGNSNLLMIGLFSLTLLLYIPVSNLSNILIYVSMVFTMYVWTIRKQRKRVLGTFIALIIGASSLLIWKYNPFYMKHRLLGFLNPGKYADDSGFMYVQIKKYLSEASWFGQIKKLENFSLPGSHTDYVFVTLTYSFGWIFSISLVLFLIAVTVRLCWMSRKIPDTFGQLVIIGAATLYTVPFVYNIAMVLGWLPLAGFWLPFISYGTVHILINSVLIGLVLSVYRRKDLVAPAIEK from the coding sequence ATGAATAAGAAACAGTCATTTCTACAGCTCGTAAAAAGTCAGATTAAATCTAGGGAAGCTAAGGAATTCGTATCTCTTGAGCTTGACAAACATATTGAAGAAACGGTGCAACAATTAACACAATCGGGGATGTGTAGAGCAGAAGCAGTAGCCCAAGCCGTTCAGCAAATGGGAGATCCCGTAACACTTGGTTTGAATATGGGCCGTTTGCATCGACCAAAAGTGGACTGGAGCTTATTTAGTCTCTTTATTTTTTTACAAATGGTTGGGTTACTGCCACTTTTAATCACTAATTTTGAGTATCAGCCATCTATTTATCAACAAACCATGAGTGTTTTCTTAGGCATTGTTTGTGCCTTTTGCATCATGTTATTTGATTATCGAAAATTAAAAGAAAAGTTGTCGCTAGTTATTGGTCTAATTGGTGTTAATTTGATTGTACTTTTCTATTTTGGCACCTTTATAAATGGGTATCCATATATCCGATTCGGACTTTTTAATTCAAATTCCATAGCCGTTCTTCCTTTTCTTTTTATTGGATGGACAGGAGTATTTTATCGATATGGTAATAGTAATTTGTTAATGATTGGATTATTTTCCCTTACATTACTACTTTATATTCCTGTAAGCAATTTATCCAATATCTTAATATATGTTTCGATGGTTTTCACTATGTACGTATGGACCATTCGTAAACAGAGGAAACGAGTACTTGGAACATTCATCGCATTGATCATCGGAGCTTCTTCTCTTCTTATTTGGAAATATAATCCTTTCTATATGAAACATCGATTATTAGGTTTTTTAAATCCCGGAAAATATGCCGATGACTCTGGATTTATGTATGTACAAATAAAAAAGTACTTATCTGAAGCAAGCTGGTTTGGCCAAATAAAAAAACTAGAAAACTTCTCTCTCCCAGGATCACACACGGATTATGTGTTTGTGACTTTAACCTACTCTTTTGGTTGGATATTTTCTATCAGTCTTGTTCTCTTTCTTATTGCCGTCACTGTCAGATTGTGCTGGATGTCCCGTAAAATCCCGGATACATTTGGCCAACTGGTCATTATCGGTGCGGCTACTCTTTACACTGTTCCCTTTGTTTACAATATTGCGATGGTGCTCGGCTGGTTACCTCTTGCTGGATTTTGGTTGCCCTTCATTAGCTATGGAACAGTGCATATTTTAATTAATTCTGTTTTGATCGGACTTGTTCTCAGTGTATACCGGCGGAAGGATTTAGTTGCCCCTGCCATCGAAAAATAA